In one Nicotiana sylvestris chromosome 8, ASM39365v2, whole genome shotgun sequence genomic region, the following are encoded:
- the LOC104237283 gene encoding NAC domain-containing protein 75-like isoform X2 has product MNKSSSSHQLGSISSCDLIDAKLEEHQLCGSKQCPGCGQKLDGKPDWVGLPAGVKFDPTDQELIEHLEAKVVSKKESKSHPLIDEFIPTIEGEDGICYTHPEKLPGVTKDGLSRHFFHRPSKAYTTGTRKRRKIQTECDLQGGETRWHKTGKTRPVMVNGKQKGCKKILVLYTNFGKNRKPEKTNWVMHQYHLGQNEEEREGELVVSKIFYQTQPRQCNTTTWSNNERSINTGDHSGSGSCSSSKEINNINPNSHSHRDELSAAVGVAMSSNYNTFNIQQLKADHFSFLPFRKIFDEAGIMDADASMASEAAAPAGTCEEPESQRQHPHHVTNEPSHQHHHHHQNQIATSAAFNISRPSPPLSAIIAPPPPLHHTSVILDHDSFHVPRNYNFQVLF; this is encoded by the exons ATGAATAAGAGTAGTAGCAGTCATCAATTGGGATCCATAAGCAGTTGTGATCTCATTGATGCAAAGCTTGAGGAACATCAATTGTGTGGATCCAAACAGTGTCCTGGTTGTGGACAAAAGCTCGACGGAAAGCCG GATTGGGTAGGTCTACCAGCAGGGGTGAAGTTTGATCCAACAGATCAAGAATTGATAGAACATCTTGAAGCAAAAGTAGTGTctaaaaaagaatcaaaatcccACCCTTTGATTGATGAGTTCATCCCTACTATTGAAGGTGAAGATGGGATTTGCTACACTCATCCTGAGAAGCTTCCAG GTGTTACAAAGGATGGACTGAGTAGACATTTCTTCCACAGACCATCAAAAGCTTACACAACTGGGacaagaaaaagaaggaaaatccaAACAGAATGCGACTTACAAGGCGGCGAAACGCGGTGGCACAAGACAGGCAAAACTAGGCCAGTGATGGTAAACGGCAAGCAAAAAGGGTGCAAGAAAATTCTAGTACTGTACACAAACTTTGGGAAGAACAGAAAACCAGAAAAGACAAATTGGGTAATGCATCAATATCATTTAGGACAGaatgaagaagaaagagaaggtGAACTTGTGGTGTCAAAGATATTTTATCAGACTCAGCCTAGGCAATGTAATACAACTACTTGGTCTAATAATGAGAGGAGTATTAATACTGGGGATCATAGTGGCAGTGGGAGCTGTTCTTCTTCTAAGGAAATCAATAATATTAATCCTAATTCTCATAGTCATAGGGATGAACTTTCTGCTGCTGTTGGTGTTGCCATGTCCAGTAATTACAATACTTTCAACATTCAACAACTTAAAGCTGACCATTTTAGCTTTCTTCCATTTAGAAAAATTTTTGATGAG GCAGGGATTATGGATGCAGATGCTTCAATGGCAAGTGAAGCAGCAGCGCCAGCAGGCACGTGCGAAGAACCTGAGTCCCAGAGGCAACATCCCCATCACGTGACCaatgaaccttctcaccaacATCATCACCATCATCAGAATCAGATTGCAACTAGTGCAGCATTCAACATTAGCAGGCCATCCCCTCCACTTTCAGCCATTATAGCTCCACCTCCTCCTCTACATCACACTTCCGTTATTCTTGACCACGATTCCTTCCATGTTCCCAGGAATTATAATTTTCAG GTTTTGTTCTAA
- the LOC104237283 gene encoding NAC domain-containing protein 75-like isoform X1 — translation MNKSSSSHQLGSISSCDLIDAKLEEHQLCGSKQCPGCGQKLDGKPDWVGLPAGVKFDPTDQELIEHLEAKVVSKKESKSHPLIDEFIPTIEGEDGICYTHPEKLPGVTKDGLSRHFFHRPSKAYTTGTRKRRKIQTECDLQGGETRWHKTGKTRPVMVNGKQKGCKKILVLYTNFGKNRKPEKTNWVMHQYHLGQNEEEREGELVVSKIFYQTQPRQCNTTTWSNNERSINTGDHSGSGSCSSSKEINNINPNSHSHRDELSAAVGVAMSSNYNTFNIQQLKADHFSFLPFRKIFDEAGIMDADASMASEAAAPAGTCEEPESQRQHPHHVTNEPSHQHHHHHQNQIATSAAFNISRPSPPLSAIIAPPPPLHHTSVILDHDSFHVPRNYNFQQQQQQQHHKLGARSASGLEELIMGCTSSTDIKEESSLTNPQEADWLKYSSFWPDPENTDHHE, via the exons ATGAATAAGAGTAGTAGCAGTCATCAATTGGGATCCATAAGCAGTTGTGATCTCATTGATGCAAAGCTTGAGGAACATCAATTGTGTGGATCCAAACAGTGTCCTGGTTGTGGACAAAAGCTCGACGGAAAGCCG GATTGGGTAGGTCTACCAGCAGGGGTGAAGTTTGATCCAACAGATCAAGAATTGATAGAACATCTTGAAGCAAAAGTAGTGTctaaaaaagaatcaaaatcccACCCTTTGATTGATGAGTTCATCCCTACTATTGAAGGTGAAGATGGGATTTGCTACACTCATCCTGAGAAGCTTCCAG GTGTTACAAAGGATGGACTGAGTAGACATTTCTTCCACAGACCATCAAAAGCTTACACAACTGGGacaagaaaaagaaggaaaatccaAACAGAATGCGACTTACAAGGCGGCGAAACGCGGTGGCACAAGACAGGCAAAACTAGGCCAGTGATGGTAAACGGCAAGCAAAAAGGGTGCAAGAAAATTCTAGTACTGTACACAAACTTTGGGAAGAACAGAAAACCAGAAAAGACAAATTGGGTAATGCATCAATATCATTTAGGACAGaatgaagaagaaagagaaggtGAACTTGTGGTGTCAAAGATATTTTATCAGACTCAGCCTAGGCAATGTAATACAACTACTTGGTCTAATAATGAGAGGAGTATTAATACTGGGGATCATAGTGGCAGTGGGAGCTGTTCTTCTTCTAAGGAAATCAATAATATTAATCCTAATTCTCATAGTCATAGGGATGAACTTTCTGCTGCTGTTGGTGTTGCCATGTCCAGTAATTACAATACTTTCAACATTCAACAACTTAAAGCTGACCATTTTAGCTTTCTTCCATTTAGAAAAATTTTTGATGAG GCAGGGATTATGGATGCAGATGCTTCAATGGCAAGTGAAGCAGCAGCGCCAGCAGGCACGTGCGAAGAACCTGAGTCCCAGAGGCAACATCCCCATCACGTGACCaatgaaccttctcaccaacATCATCACCATCATCAGAATCAGATTGCAACTAGTGCAGCATTCAACATTAGCAGGCCATCCCCTCCACTTTCAGCCATTATAGCTCCACCTCCTCCTCTACATCACACTTCCGTTATTCTTGACCACGATTCCTTCCATGTTCCCAGGAATTATAATTTTCAG caacaacaacagcagcaacatCATAAACTAGGAGCAAGGTCTGCATCTGGATTGGAAGAACTCATAATGGGGTGCACTTCATCAACTGATATCAAAGAG gAGTCATCACTCACAAATCCTCAAGAAGCAGATTGGTTGAAGTATTCCTCATTCTGGCCTGATCCTGAAAACACGGATCATCATGAGTAG